In the bacterium genome, one interval contains:
- a CDS encoding acetate--CoA ligase family protein: MTLEALLTPGAVAVVGASRTPGKVGHDILANLVAGGFAGRIVPVNPAAAEVLGLPCFPTLEAAGARIDLGVVVVPPAAVAAAVEECIRAGARAVAVITAGFRESGPEGAELEAHIAHLCASQRVRLLGPNCLGVINTAHRMNASFAGRMPRPGSISVFSQSGALCTAILDHAAGRGFGLAKLVSIGNKADLTEVDLLEALAADPQTKVIVGYLENITTGDRFMEAAEEAASRKPVVLMKAGTTQAGLRAASSHTGVLAGTEIAFGAAFLRSGVIRADVFEQILDYATALSMQPLPRGDRVLIVTNAGGPGTMAADAIEKAGMRVAALGRNTTAALRSHLPRAAGTGNPVDVLGDADPARYAAALEAAQDDPGVDGIIVLLTPQAMTRAAETARAVAGGLRGDKPVLAAFMGGREVLPGREELVAASLPEYPSPERAVAALRAMREYAAWRSRPPRVVTRFRVNRRRVERIISRRLLTGRLQLGEVKAKSVLAAYGFRIPPGALATSAAEAVETAEHIGYPVVMKVVSPDIVHKTDIGGVRVGITTRREVTDAFDLMSLRVREHAPEAHVEGFYVERMVPRGFEVILGMTRDRQFGPMLMFGLGGIFVEVMKDVAFHLAPITADEALQMLSATRSYALLRGARGQRAVDVGAIAAGLQRISQLATDFPEIAEMDINPLMVGEVGTEPIAADARILLRAPAPPPGP; this comes from the coding sequence GTGACCCTCGAGGCGCTGCTGACGCCCGGGGCGGTGGCCGTCGTCGGGGCGTCGCGCACCCCCGGGAAGGTCGGGCACGACATCCTCGCGAACCTGGTCGCCGGCGGTTTCGCCGGCCGGATCGTGCCGGTGAACCCCGCGGCCGCGGAGGTCCTCGGGCTGCCCTGCTTCCCGACGCTGGAGGCCGCCGGCGCGCGGATCGACCTCGGCGTCGTTGTCGTGCCGCCGGCCGCGGTGGCGGCAGCGGTCGAGGAGTGCATCCGCGCCGGCGCGCGGGCGGTCGCCGTGATCACGGCCGGCTTCCGCGAGAGCGGCCCCGAGGGCGCCGAGCTGGAGGCGCACATCGCGCACCTCTGCGCCTCGCAGCGGGTGCGGCTGCTCGGCCCGAACTGCCTCGGGGTCATCAACACCGCCCACCGGATGAACGCCTCGTTCGCCGGCAGGATGCCGCGCCCCGGGAGCATCTCCGTCTTCTCCCAGTCGGGGGCGCTGTGCACCGCGATCCTCGATCACGCGGCGGGCAGGGGCTTCGGGCTGGCCAAGCTCGTGAGCATCGGCAACAAGGCCGACCTGACCGAGGTCGACCTGCTCGAGGCGCTCGCCGCCGACCCCCAGACCAAGGTCATCGTCGGCTACCTCGAGAACATCACGACCGGCGACCGCTTCATGGAAGCGGCCGAGGAGGCGGCCTCCCGCAAGCCGGTGGTGCTGATGAAGGCCGGGACGACCCAGGCGGGGCTGCGCGCCGCCTCGTCCCACACCGGCGTGCTCGCGGGCACGGAGATCGCCTTCGGCGCGGCGTTCCTCCGCTCCGGCGTCATCCGCGCGGACGTCTTCGAGCAGATCCTCGACTACGCGACGGCGCTGTCGATGCAGCCGCTGCCGCGCGGCGACCGGGTGCTGATCGTGACCAACGCCGGCGGCCCGGGGACGATGGCCGCCGACGCGATCGAGAAGGCCGGGATGCGCGTCGCCGCCCTCGGGCGCAACACGACGGCGGCGCTGCGCTCGCACCTGCCGCGCGCGGCCGGCACCGGCAACCCCGTGGACGTGCTCGGGGACGCCGACCCGGCGCGCTACGCCGCCGCGCTGGAGGCGGCGCAGGACGACCCCGGCGTCGACGGCATCATCGTGCTGCTCACCCCCCAGGCGATGACCCGGGCGGCCGAGACCGCGCGCGCCGTGGCCGGGGGGCTGCGCGGCGACAAGCCGGTGCTCGCGGCCTTCATGGGCGGGCGCGAGGTGCTGCCCGGCCGCGAGGAGCTCGTCGCCGCGAGCCTGCCGGAGTACCCCTCGCCCGAGCGCGCCGTCGCCGCGCTGCGGGCGATGCGCGAGTACGCCGCCTGGCGCAGCCGCCCGCCGCGCGTCGTCACGCGCTTCCGCGTCAACCGCCGGCGCGTCGAGCGCATCATCTCGCGCCGCCTGCTGACCGGCCGCCTGCAGCTCGGCGAGGTCAAGGCCAAGAGCGTGCTCGCCGCCTACGGCTTCCGCATCCCCCCGGGGGCGCTGGCGACGTCGGCGGCCGAGGCCGTGGAGACGGCCGAGCACATCGGCTACCCGGTCGTGATGAAGGTCGTCTCGCCCGACATCGTGCACAAGACCGACATCGGCGGCGTGCGCGTCGGCATCACCACGCGCCGCGAGGTCACGGACGCCTTCGACCTCATGAGCCTGCGGGTGCGCGAGCACGCGCCCGAGGCGCACGTCGAGGGCTTCTACGTCGAGCGCATGGTGCCCCGCGGCTTCGAGGTCATCCTCGGCATGACGCGCGACCGGCAGTTCGGCCCGATGCTCATGTTCGGCCTCGGCGGCATCTTCGTCGAGGTCATGAAGGACGTCGCCTTCCACCTCGCGCCGATCACGGCCGACGAGGCCCTGCAGATGCTCTCGGCGACCCGCTCCTACGCCCTGCTGCGCGGCGCCCGCGGGCAGCGCGCCGTCGACGTCGGGGCCATCGCCGCGGGGCTGCAGCGCATCAGCCAGCTGGCGACCGACTTCCCCGAGATCGCCGAGATGGACATCAACCCGCTGATGGTCGGCGAGGTCGGCACCGAGCCGATCGCCGCCGACGCGCGGATCCTGCTGCGCGCGCCGGCGCCGCCGCCGGGGCCCTGA
- a CDS encoding CBS domain-containing protein has protein sequence MYIAMAMSTDPVCLHPEMTLLQARDLAAGKSIRHFPVTDAAGRLVGMVSDRDLRSALPSTVLNPTVRVDQLERLARVRVDAIMSRPPIALPREATLDDALLLFDRHRIGALGVVDHDGLLLGVITVRDVLAAFRRLFGIGAPGSSLIEVRDDGRPQLLTRIVRALEEAGTTCTRLVRKEDGDGAVVYARVLTYNLHGVREVLRAAGLETVSRKPGEGAAP, from the coding sequence ATGTACATAGCCATGGCGATGAGCACCGACCCCGTCTGCCTGCACCCGGAGATGACGCTGCTGCAGGCGCGCGACCTGGCCGCCGGCAAGAGCATCCGCCACTTCCCGGTGACGGACGCCGCCGGGCGCCTCGTCGGCATGGTCAGCGACCGCGACCTGCGCTCGGCGCTGCCGTCGACCGTCCTCAACCCCACGGTGCGCGTCGACCAGCTCGAGCGGCTCGCGCGGGTGCGTGTCGACGCGATCATGAGCCGCCCGCCGATCGCGCTGCCGCGCGAGGCGACGCTCGACGACGCGCTGCTGCTCTTCGACCGCCACCGCATCGGGGCGCTGGGGGTGGTCGACCACGACGGGCTGCTCCTGGGCGTCATCACCGTGCGGGACGTGCTCGCCGCGTTCCGGCGGCTCTTCGGGATCGGCGCGCCCGGCTCCTCGCTCATCGAGGTCCGCGACGACGGCCGCCCGCAGCTGCTCACGCGCATCGTGCGGGCGCTGGAGGAGGCCGGCACGACGTGCACGCGGCTCGTCCGCAAGGAGGACGGCGACGGTGCGGTCGTCTACGCCCGCGTGCTGACGTACAACCTCCACGGCGTGCGCGAGGTGTTGCGCGCGGCGGGGCTCGAGACGGTGTCCCGCAAGCCCGGGGAAGGGGCGGCGCCGTGA